A portion of the Lolium rigidum isolate FL_2022 chromosome 1, APGP_CSIRO_Lrig_0.1, whole genome shotgun sequence genome contains these proteins:
- the LOC124651815 gene encoding homeobox-leucine zipper protein HOX27-like, whose protein sequence is MELGLSLGEAAVAEAGRAPELLLGLGVGAGRGDEGEKRRREVAAGPGWWAAAASPEPSVRLSLVSTLGLRWPAETGRSEPSAQRGFDVNRTPSVAPGAAGTEEREEEDDDGAAAAFSSSPNDSGGSFPLDLSGHGRLEAAAAQAGGERSSSRASDDDDGASARKKLRLSKDQSAFLEESFKEHSTLNPKQKVALAKQLNLRPRQVEVWFQNRRARTKLKQTEVDCEYLKRCCDTLTEENRRLHKELSELRALKTAHPFYMSLPATTLSMCPSCERVASNPAATTNSGPAARASNAAAAAAAPEQRPSSFAALFASPRGFPLAAQPRPPPPASNCL, encoded by the exons ATGGAGCTGGGGCTGAGCCTGGGGGAGGCCGCCGTGGCGGAGGCGGGGAGGGCGCCGGAGCTCCTGCTCGGGCTCGGGGTCGGTGccgggaggggcgacgagggtgagaagcggaggagggaggtggcggcgggaCCGGGGTGGTGGGCTGCCGCGGCCTCGCCGGAGCCGTCGGTCCGGCTCAGCCTCGTCTCCACCCTCGGACTCCGGTGGCCTGCCGAGACTG GGCGTTCGGAACCGTCCGCACAACGTGGGTTCGACGTCAACCGGACGCCGTCGGTGGCGCCGGGCGCCGCGGGGAcggaggagcgggaggaggaggacgacgacggggCCGCCGCGGCCTTCTCTTCCTCGCCCAACGATAGCGGCGGCTCCTTCCCGCTGGACCTCTCCGGGCACGGcaggctggaggcggcggcggcgcaggctgGGGGCGAGCGCTCCTCCTCCCgcgccagcgacgacgacgacggcgcctcCGCCCGCAAGAAGCTGCGCCTCTCCAAGGACCAGTCCGCCTTCCTCGAGGAGAGCTTCAAGGAGCACAGCACCCTCAACCCC AAGCAGAAGGTGGCGCTGGCCAAGCAGCTAAACCTCCGGCCGCGCCAAGTCGAGGTCTGGTTCCAGAACCGCAGAGCCAG GACGAAGCTGAAGCAGACGGAGGTGGACTGCGAGTACCTCAAGCGCTGCTGCGACACGCTCACGGAGGAGAACCGACGCCTGCACAAGGAGCTCTCCGAGCTGCGCGCGCTCAAGACGGCGCACCCATTCTACATGAGCCTCCCGGCCACCACGCTCTCCATGTGCCCTTCGTGCGAGCGCGTCGCATCCAACCCCGCCGCCACCACTAACTCCGGCCCCGCGGCCAGGGCAAGCaacgccgctgccgctgccgccgcgcctgAGCAACGGCCGTCGTCTTTCGCCGCGCTCTTCGCCTCGCCACGAGGCTTCCCGCTGGCCGCgcagccgcggccgccgccgccggcgagcaacTGTTTGTAA